The Aquificaceae bacterium genome contains the following window.
TGAAGGCTTTGAGGTGAGCAGTATGGAGGTAGAAAGGGGTGGCATATCCTACACGGTGGACACCGCAAGAGAGCTCTATGCAGGTCAGAGAGAAAGACCCTTTTTCCTTGTGGGTGCAGACAGCTTTCTGAGCCTTCACCTCTGGAGAGAGCCCCATGAGCTCATATCTCTTGCACGCTTTGTGGTGGTGGACAGGGAAGGCAAATGGGAGAGGTTGAAAAGATACATAAAAGAAAACTTCCCAAAGCTCAGAGAGGGAGAGGATTTTTACCTTTTATCCGTAAGGCGCATAGACATATCTTCCACGGAGATAAGGGAAAGGTTGAAAAACGGAAGGAGTATAAGGTGGATGGTGCCGGAGAAGGTTGAGGATTACATACTGGCAAGGGGTTTATATACTTCAAACAGTTTACCCTGAATCTCCTCCTTTCGCAATCTTTCTATAATTACACTGTAGTATGTTTCAGAGAGCTCAATGGTTATGAAATTTCTTCCAAGTCTTTTGGCTACAACTGCAGTTGTGCCAGTTCCTCCAAAAGGGTCAAGCACAATATCCCCTGGATTTGAGCTGGCGAGAATAACCCTCTCAAGGAGAGCTTCCGGCATCTGACAGGGGTGTCTTCCAACTCTCTCTTTAAAAGTGCCACATACCCTCGGGAAGGTCCACACGTCATCGGGAATTCTACCCTTTGGGTTTGCTCTTCTATCCCGATATACAAGCTGTCTTGCAGAGGGAACCCTTATCTCATCTGAGTTAAAGGTAAATCTTTCCTTATCCTTCGTGAAATACAGAATGTGTGTGTGCGAGCGTGTAAACTTCTTTTTTTGGTGTTGTCCAAAGGTATAATACCATATTATCCAGTTTCTCATGTATAGACCAAGCCTTTTCATGATTATCACAAGTTCCGCAGCAAACTCATCACCTATAGCTACATATATTGAGCCGGTTTTTTTTAGAACTCTATAGGCTTCCCTCAACCAATCTTCTGACCATTGCAGATACTCCTCATACTCCAGACTATCCTTCCATTTGTCATACCTTATGCCTATATTAAAGGGTGGGTCTGCAAAAATCAGGTCTATGCATTCATTAGGGAACTCTCTCATTATCTCTATGCAATCTCCCAAGTATACCTTGTTTAGCTCCATAACTACCCTCTAAGTTCAAATATCTGGCAGGGTTTTATTTTAAACTGTAGCTTTGTAGGGTCTGGTGTTCCACCTTTTCTCTGCATTGTTATCCTGCCTATGTAAAGGTTGCCCATCGGAGATATGCGGACATCTCCTCTTCCGAAAAAGTTTATTGCAATGTTTATATCTGATATTGCAAAATCTGTAATATCCTTTTCCTTTACATATCTCGCAACTATAAGCCAGTCTGCCGATAGGGCACCTCTACCTTTTAGAACATCGCAAACCACCAACATTTTGTTTTTTCTGAAAAAATCAACTATCTTTTCCCTTATCATTTCGGGCATCTCGTCAAAGAAAAGCCTTCTATGGTCTCTGCGAGCGTAGCCTTCTGGTGGTTTTACCTCACCCGTAAAGTATTTAAGCCACAGAGCAATCTCTTCATCAAAGCCCCACATTTCTCTGTAGTTATCCACTCTTCGCTTATCAACCTGATTATAGTCTGCATCACTGTTCGCTTTTTTAACTGATACATTTTCAACAAAAAGTGTATTATCGTAAATCAAATATATTCTTACTTGCACATCGCTCTTCTTATATAGAATATCATGCTTAAGTTTATTGATATCAAGCCCGTATTTTACAGCCATTTCCTTAGATATTTTCACTGGCACGACTTCGGCGTGTAGCTCACTTATCTTATCTGGTTCGTATCCCATATACCTTAACCATGCCTGCGCCTCGCTATCTTTCCTGTAGTTGTTAAACTTCTGAGCTATGGCTCGCTCACTGGCAAAACCACCCTTTGCGGTAATAGAGCCAACCAACCGCCTGTTCATGGCTGAAAGAGGCTCACGCCACCTTTTCCACAGGCTTGAAGCCCTGCTCCTTTACACTCCAGCATTCTTTGAAGACAGCGTAGGGACATCTCTTTCTGCAGTATTCGTGGTCAAGTTTTTTGAAAAGCTCCACTATGGACTGACCCTTTGAGTCAAACACGTAGTCTATGTCCATATGTTTGTCAAGCTCCACATTTTCAAGAAGTGGGTATACGGTGCATCCTATGTTGGCAAGAGCAGGCTCCGCACCCATAGCCCTTATTCTGTCAAGAAGCCTTACCAGCATCAGGCTCCCCGATGCATCCATGTGGTTAACCGCCTCCAGGTCAAGAAGCACAAACTTGAGGGCCTTTTTCCTCTCCTCCACCCTCTGAAGCACATACTCATACACATATTCGGCGTTGCCGAAGTATATGGACATGTTGGGTCTTATGTACAGTATCTGGGGACACTCAGGGAGTTTTTCCCTCTCTGCGTTCACAAAGGTGGAAGACCCCGGGTTCCTCGTGAGCACCACAATCCTGGGATACATGGTCTTGTATACAAAGCTTCCAAA
Protein-coding sequences here:
- the nadD gene encoding nicotinate-nucleotide adenylyltransferase — its product is MKLFFGGSFDPVHLGHLLVARDVREAMDFESVVFVPAHQAPLKEPHMASPEDRLEMLKLSVEGLEGFEVSSMEVERGGISYTVDTARELYAGQRERPFFLVGADSFLSLHLWREPHELISLARFVVVDREGKWERLKRYIKENFPKLREGEDFYLLSVRRIDISSTEIRERLKNGRSIRWMVPEKVEDYILARGLYTSNSLP
- a CDS encoding site-specific DNA-methyltransferase, giving the protein MELNKVYLGDCIEIMREFPNECIDLIFADPPFNIGIRYDKWKDSLEYEEYLQWSEDWLREAYRVLKKTGSIYVAIGDEFAAELVIIMKRLGLYMRNWIIWYYTFGQHQKKKFTRSHTHILYFTKDKERFTFNSDEIRVPSARQLVYRDRRANPKGRIPDDVWTFPRVCGTFKERVGRHPCQMPEALLERVILASSNPGDIVLDPFGGTGTTAVVAKRLGRNFITIELSETYYSVIIERLRKEEIQGKLFEVYKPLASM